The DNA region GGTGGCGCTCGCGGCGCTCGGCACCTACCCGGGACAGGTGCAGGCGCAGCCCAGCTCCGACCGGCGCTACCGCCGACTCGTCGACCGGCTCGGTCTGCCCGCCCGCGAACAGCTCACGTGCGGTACGCACGTCCACGTCGAGATCGCGGACCGGGCCGAAGGGGTGGCGGTCCTCGACCGGATCCGCCCGTGGTTGCCGCTCCTCGTGGCGCTCTCGGCGAACTCCCCGTTCTGGCAGGCCGAGGACACCGGGTTCGCCAGCTACCGCCACGAGGCCTGGGGCCGCTTCCCCTCTGCCGGTCCGACCGAACTGTTCGGCTCGGTCGAGAACTACGACCGGACGGTGGAGGCACTCGTCGCCACCGATGCGCTGCTCGACCGCGGGATGCTCTACTTCAACGCCCGTCTGTCGGCGAAGTTCCCGACCGTCGAGATCCGCGTCGCCGACGTCTGTATCCGTGGCGAGCACGCCGTGCTCGTCGCAGCCCTCGCCCGCGCGCTCGTCGCCACCGCAGCGCGGGATTGGCGCGCCGGCGCGGACCCCGACCCCGTGCGCCTCGAGTTGCTCCGCGTCGCCTACTGGACCGCCGCCCGCTGGGGTCTCGACGGCGACCTCCTAGATCCCCGCTCCGGCCGGCCCGTCCCGGCCCGCGACGCGATCGCGACACTGCTCGACCACCTCACCGACGCCCTCACCGAGACCGGCGACCTGCCGCTCGTCCGCGGCCTGCTCGAGCAGCTGCTCACCGACGGCACCAACGCGCGCTGGCAACGCACCCACGTCGAACAAGGCGCCGACTGGCCCGACCTCGTCCGCGCCGCGGTCGAGCTGACGCGCGAGCCGATCCGCCTGCCCTGACCCGGTGCACGCGTAGCGGAGTTCCGGGCGGGCAGGGCGTTGGTATGACGTCGACCCTTCGCGCCCTGGTGCTGTGCTGCACGCTGAAGTCCGGCGACGCCGAGTCGAGCTCGGAGAAGCTCGGCCGGGAGGTGCTGGTCGCGCTCGCCGATCACGACGTCGACGGTGAGGTGGTGCGCGTCGCCGACCAGAACGTGAAGTTCGGTGTCAGCACCGACGAGGGCGACGGCGACGGCTGGCCCACCATCCGACGCAAGGTGCTCGACTCCGACATCGTGGTGATCGCGACACCCATCTGGATGGGTCAGCCCTCCGCGGTCGCCAAGATGACGCTGGAGCGGCTGGACGCCGAGCTGTCCGAGACCGACGACCAGGGCCGGCCGACGATGTACAACAAGGTCGCCGTCGCCGCGGTCGTCGGCAACGAGGACGGCGCCCACCACTGCTGCGCCGAGGTGATGCAGGCACTCAACGACGTCGGCTTCACCGTCCCCGCCGCGGGCGGCACCTACTGGGTGGGCGAGGCGATGCAGAAGACCGACTACGTCGACGCCGGCCCGAAACCCGAGACCACCGGCGCCGCGACCAAGACCCTCGCCGCCAACGCCGCCCACCTCGCCCGGCTGCTCCGCGACTCCCCGTACCCGAAGAGCTGAGGGTCAGGCGCTCTCGGACTCCTCCCGCGGCGGGAGGGACGCGACGAGCGGGGCGTCGATGCCGAGCCGGCCGAGTTTGGCGGCACCACCCGGGGAGCCGAGGGGGCCCTCCATCCCCGGCAGGGTCTGGGCGAAGAAGGCCTCGTTGTCGGCGAGGTGGGGACGCCAGGCCTCGGGGAGGTCGTCCTCGTAGTAGATAGCCTCGACCGGGCAGACCGGCTCGCAGGCGCCGCAGTCGACGCACTCGTCCGGGTGGATGTAGAGGGCCCGCGCGCCCTCGTAGATGCAGTCGACCGGGCATTCCTCGATGCACGACCGGTCCGTCACGTCGACGCACGGCTCACCGATCACGTAGGTCATGGCGTCAGTTTATACAATGTCTTCTTGTAAAAACTGCGGGAGGCCAGAATGGGTCCGTCGGCGAGAAGAGGTGGAGTCGTGTCCAAGCCGTTCGTCCGGGTCAACCGCGCCCGGTGCCAGGGGGTGCAGATGTGCATCGCATGGGCGCCCGGAGCCTTCGAGGCCGGGCCCGACGGGCTGGCGATCTTCCGCCCGGACGGGGAGTGGACGCTCGAACAGCTCGAGGAAGCGGTCGAGAACTGCCCCACCGAGACTTTGACTCTGGTCCTGGACGGGGACGAGGAGACGAGCTAAGCCAGCTTCGTCAGCCGGGCCAGGCACAGGTCCGGGGCGACGAACGGCTCCAGTTGATCGGCCGTCACGTCCGCGCCCCACCCCTCGAGCGCCCCCTGCATCACCCCGAGATGCAGCGAGCACACCACCGTCGACCCCGGCTCCGCGAGTTCGAGGAACGGGCAGTTCCGCAGGCCGATCTGCGTGTGCCCACCCTCCCGTCGGCGCTCGGGAGCGAAGCCGAGCTCGTCGAGCAGGTCGACCAACCGGCTGACCGGACTCCGCCGCACCGCTCCCCCGTCCGCGGCCGCGAGCGCGCGACCCTGCGCCCGACCGGCTGCCAGCGCCTGCCCGGCCGGGTCCGGGCCGGCCGCGAGCCCGGTCACCAGCGCCGCCGCCAGGAAGTGGTAGTTCCGCGGGCCGGCCGGGTCCATCTTCGGCACCGCCCGGTACAGCACCGGCGGCCGCCCCGGACCGCACCGATCGGGCCGCACCTGCTCGACGCGTCCCTGCTCCAGCAGCGCGTCCAGGTGCCACCGCACGGTGTTGGCGTGGACCCCGAGCTCCGCCGCGACATCGAAGACCGTCAGTGGTTCGGTCGCGTCCGCCAGGGCCCGCAGCACCTCCGCCCGGCGGCCCCGCGCCGGTCCGTCCGCGCGAGGCCCGTCCGTCATGGGTCGCAGTTTATCCAACCTACGCTTTGACAAACGAGGGATTTATATCGTGTTACGATATAAATCCGGAGAGCCCCCGTCCGAGCCACGGGCGCGGGCTCCCGCTCCAGACGCTCCCGCCACGTGGTGAGCGCGCCCTTCGACATCGAAGGAGGTTCCGCATGGCCGAGGCCTTCGACTGGACCACCGTCGTCGACTACACCCGGCGGGTGCCGGTCGATCCCCCGCTGACGCAGTACGAACTGCCG from Sporichthya brevicatena includes:
- a CDS encoding glutamate--cysteine ligase — encoded protein: MRTVGVEEELLIVDPRTGSARGLADDVVEAADEGVETELQRQQVEIASAPQQILTELATDLTEQRAAAIAAAADRGVALAALGTYPGQVQAQPSSDRRYRRLVDRLGLPAREQLTCGTHVHVEIADRAEGVAVLDRIRPWLPLLVALSANSPFWQAEDTGFASYRHEAWGRFPSAGPTELFGSVENYDRTVEALVATDALLDRGMLYFNARLSAKFPTVEIRVADVCIRGEHAVLVAALARALVATAARDWRAGADPDPVRLELLRVAYWTAARWGLDGDLLDPRSGRPVPARDAIATLLDHLTDALTETGDLPLVRGLLEQLLTDGTNARWQRTHVEQGADWPDLVRAAVELTREPIRLP
- a CDS encoding flavodoxin family protein, which gives rise to MTSTLRALVLCCTLKSGDAESSSEKLGREVLVALADHDVDGEVVRVADQNVKFGVSTDEGDGDGWPTIRRKVLDSDIVVIATPIWMGQPSAVAKMTLERLDAELSETDDQGRPTMYNKVAVAAVVGNEDGAHHCCAEVMQALNDVGFTVPAAGGTYWVGEAMQKTDYVDAGPKPETTGAATKTLAANAAHLARLLRDSPYPKS
- the fdxA gene encoding ferredoxin yields the protein MTYVIGEPCVDVTDRSCIEECPVDCIYEGARALYIHPDECVDCGACEPVCPVEAIYYEDDLPEAWRPHLADNEAFFAQTLPGMEGPLGSPGGAAKLGRLGIDAPLVASLPPREESESA
- a CDS encoding ferredoxin, with amino-acid sequence MSKPFVRVNRARCQGVQMCIAWAPGAFEAGPDGLAIFRPDGEWTLEQLEEAVENCPTETLTLVLDGDEETS
- a CDS encoding helix-turn-helix transcriptional regulator, giving the protein MTDGPRADGPARGRRAEVLRALADATEPLTVFDVAAELGVHANTVRWHLDALLEQGRVEQVRPDRCGPGRPPVLYRAVPKMDPAGPRNYHFLAAALVTGLAAGPDPAGQALAAGRAQGRALAAADGGAVRRSPVSRLVDLLDELGFAPERRREGGHTQIGLRNCPFLELAEPGSTVVCSLHLGVMQGALEGWGADVTADQLEPFVAPDLCLARLTKLA